One Dictyoglomus turgidum DSM 6724 DNA window includes the following coding sequences:
- the queA gene encoding tRNA preQ1(34) S-adenosylmethionine ribosyltransferase-isomerase QueA — protein MVLKLSDYDYYLPEELIAQEPAEPRDSSRLMLVNRRTGEIDITIFREIKNYLKSGDVLVLNNTKVIPARLYGKKDTGAKIEVLLLKKVEEGVYEALVKPGKRAKIGTKIYFSGDIYAEVVERKEEGIFVLRFSQEDLEEILPEIGNIPLPPYIKKPLNDPNKYQTVYAQKEGAVAAPTAGLHFTEELLHTLQKMGIEILYITLHVGLGTFRPVVVEDITKHKLDPEYFEVREDVAERINRAKEEGRRVIAVGTTVTRVLEAQGRSGRVEPGAGLVDLFIYPGFEFKILDGLITNFHLPKSTLLMLVAAFMGYDLMKKAYNRAIEERMRFYSFGDAMFIY, from the coding sequence ATGGTATTAAAGTTATCAGATTATGATTATTATCTGCCAGAAGAATTAATTGCTCAGGAACCTGCAGAGCCTAGGGATTCTTCTCGTTTAATGTTGGTGAATAGAAGAACTGGTGAGATTGATATAACCATATTTAGGGAAATCAAAAATTACTTAAAAAGTGGAGACGTATTAGTACTAAATAATACAAAAGTTATACCCGCAAGACTTTACGGTAAAAAAGATACAGGAGCAAAAATAGAGGTATTACTTCTTAAAAAAGTGGAAGAAGGAGTATATGAAGCTTTGGTAAAACCTGGTAAAAGAGCAAAGATTGGAACAAAAATATATTTCTCTGGGGATATTTATGCTGAAGTGGTGGAAAGGAAGGAAGAAGGAATATTTGTACTGAGGTTTTCTCAGGAAGATTTAGAAGAAATTCTTCCTGAAATTGGTAATATCCCTCTTCCTCCTTATATTAAGAAGCCTCTTAATGATCCTAATAAATATCAGACAGTTTATGCACAAAAGGAGGGGGCTGTAGCAGCTCCAACTGCTGGTTTACATTTTACTGAAGAGCTTCTACATACTTTACAAAAGATGGGTATTGAAATTTTATACATTACTCTACATGTTGGACTTGGAACCTTTAGACCAGTAGTGGTGGAGGATATTACTAAGCATAAACTGGATCCAGAGTATTTTGAAGTGAGAGAGGATGTGGCAGAGAGAATAAATAGAGCAAAGGAAGAGGGGAGAAGAGTTATAGCGGTAGGGACCACAGTCACAAGGGTATTAGAAGCTCAGGGAAGATCTGGAAGGGTTGAACCTGGGGCTGGGCTTGTAGATCTTTTTATATATCCTGGTTTTGAGTTCAAAATATTAGATGGTCTAATAACTAATTTTCATTTGCCAAAATCTACCTTACTTATGCTGGTGGCTGCCTTTATGGGATATGATCTTATGAAAAAGGCTTATAATAGAGCTATTGAAGAAAGAATGAGATTTTACAGCTTTGGGGATGCCATGTTTATTTATTAA
- a CDS encoding epoxyqueuosine reductase QueH, which translates to MTDKRLFLHICCAPCLTYPLKRLREEGFDITGFWYNPNIHPYTEYLMRLNTLKDFAEKQSLPVVYEDDYALEEFIRQVVYREKDRCPVCYYMRLKKTVEKAKELGFDLFSTTLLVSPYQKHDLIKEIANYLANEYKIEFYYEDFRVGYREGVNLSKEYGLYRQKYCGCIYSEKDRYYKGGKK; encoded by the coding sequence ATGACGGATAAAAGGTTGTTTCTTCACATCTGTTGTGCCCCTTGTTTAACCTATCCTCTCAAGAGATTGAGAGAGGAAGGTTTTGATATTACAGGTTTTTGGTATAATCCTAATATTCATCCCTATACTGAATATTTGATGCGTTTAAATACTTTAAAGGATTTTGCGGAGAAACAAAGTTTGCCTGTAGTTTATGAGGATGATTATGCTCTTGAAGAATTTATAAGACAGGTAGTTTACAGGGAAAAGGATAGATGCCCTGTGTGTTATTACATGCGTTTAAAGAAAACAGTGGAAAAGGCAAAAGAACTTGGATTTGATCTTTTCTCTACAACCTTGCTTGTAAGTCCTTATCAAAAGCATGACCTAATTAAGGAGATTGCAAATTACCTTGCAAATGAGTATAAAATAGAATTTTATTATGAGGATTTTAGAGTGGGTTATAGAGAGGGGGTTAATTTATCTAAGGAGTATGGTCTCTATAGGCAAAAATATTGTGGATGTATATATAGTGAGAAAGACAGATATTATAAAGGAGGTAAAAAGTGA
- the ruvC gene encoding crossover junction endodeoxyribonuclease RuvC produces MVVIGFDPGTAITGYGILNKGEDGISIIEYGALTTPSGWGIGRRLNYLFDQVSSLLDLYNPDVVVMENIFFNKNIKTAINIGQAQGVIILAAEQHQKEISILTPLEVKLSVVGYGRATKNQIQYMVKEILKLKDIPKPDDVADALALCISYIYKQEGC; encoded by the coding sequence ATGGTTGTCATAGGGTTTGATCCTGGAACTGCAATAACAGGTTATGGTATTTTAAATAAGGGTGAAGATGGAATATCAATAATTGAGTATGGTGCTTTAACTACTCCTTCTGGTTGGGGTATTGGAAGGAGGTTAAATTATCTATTTGATCAAGTTTCCTCTCTTTTGGATTTATACAATCCTGATGTAGTAGTCATGGAGAATATTTTCTTTAATAAAAACATTAAGACTGCTATTAATATAGGGCAAGCTCAGGGGGTTATAATCCTTGCAGCAGAACAGCATCAAAAAGAAATATCTATATTGACTCCTCTTGAGGTAAAACTTTCTGTAGTTGGCTATGGTAGAGCCACAAAAAATCAAATTCAATATATGGTTAAGGAGATATTGAAGTTAAAGGATATTCCTAAACCTGATGATGTGGCAGATGCTTTAGCTTTGTGTATTTCTTACATTTATAAACAGGAAGGTTGTTAA
- a CDS encoding HAD-IIB family hydrolase, with amino-acid sequence MNIRLILTDIEGCITKNKGYPLDLLSLQWIRENLKKLPPISLNTGRSKPYIEAILQALGDFQDSIGENGCTIYLVEKDDIVLHPIINDDILKEKEELKKFLKEKIKNLGHIEPGKEVCVSLFPEEGILVKDLAEYTQELIKEEFPEFQLVYSSVAVDITPKGIDKGSGMDILLEMKNLSYDEVLGIGDSLGDFPFLSKLKYKATPANGHPKIKEIATYVAKEEDIKGLIEIFKHFFF; translated from the coding sequence ATGAATATAAGATTGATCTTGACAGACATAGAAGGCTGTATCACAAAGAACAAAGGATATCCTCTGGATCTTTTATCTCTTCAATGGATACGAGAGAATTTAAAAAAACTTCCTCCTATTTCTCTTAATACAGGTAGATCAAAACCATACATTGAAGCAATCCTTCAAGCTTTAGGAGATTTTCAAGACTCCATAGGAGAGAATGGTTGCACCATATACTTAGTTGAAAAAGACGATATTGTTTTACATCCTATCATAAATGACGACATTCTAAAAGAAAAAGAAGAACTCAAAAAGTTTTTAAAAGAGAAGATCAAGAATCTAGGCCATATAGAGCCAGGAAAAGAAGTATGTGTTTCTCTATTTCCAGAAGAGGGTATTCTTGTAAAGGATCTCGCTGAATATACGCAAGAACTAATTAAAGAGGAATTTCCAGAATTTCAATTAGTATATTCATCGGTAGCGGTTGATATTACCCCCAAAGGAATTGATAAAGGTTCAGGAATGGACATACTCTTAGAAATGAAAAATTTATCCTACGATGAGGTATTAGGAATTGGAGATAGCCTTGGAGACTTTCCTTTTCTAAGCAAACTAAAATATAAAGCTACCCCTGCCAATGGCCATCCGAAGATAAAAGAGATAGCAACTTATGTAGCTAAAGAAGAAGACATCAAAGGACTTATTGAGATCTTTAAACATTTCTTCTTCTAA
- the ruvB gene encoding Holliday junction branch migration DNA helicase RuvB: MKVKRFPYFSLVQREPALDNVLRPKNLSDFIGQERIKDRLALIINAAKKREEAVDHILFVGPPGVGKTTLALIIAEEQNAPIKMVSAPSLQKSGDLIALLTSVEERGIIFIDEIHRLNPSLEEILYSALEDRSVSIVTGKGPGGKVLSIKLPPFTLVGATTRPALLSSPLRDRFGFIANLDFYTHEEMVKIIERSQKILGLNLPYESIIEIAKRSRGVPRIANRILKRIKDYIDLKEEKNINLEETKRVLELIGIDEKGLDELDRKILFALRDKFSGGPVGLKALAAVLNESPDTIESIYEPYLLRIGFIQRTSRGRIITPLGLAHIMGCKNDG, encoded by the coding sequence ATGAAAGTGAAAAGATTTCCCTACTTTTCTCTTGTTCAAAGAGAACCAGCCCTTGATAATGTATTAAGACCAAAGAATCTATCAGATTTTATAGGACAAGAAAGGATAAAAGATAGATTAGCTTTAATAATTAATGCTGCTAAAAAAAGGGAAGAGGCTGTAGATCACATTCTTTTTGTAGGTCCTCCTGGAGTAGGAAAGACGACCCTTGCTTTGATCATAGCAGAAGAACAAAATGCCCCCATAAAAATGGTATCTGCACCATCTTTACAAAAGAGTGGCGATTTAATAGCTTTGCTTACAAGTGTAGAAGAGAGGGGCATTATTTTTATAGACGAGATTCATAGGTTGAATCCCTCCTTGGAAGAGATACTTTATTCTGCTTTAGAGGATAGGAGTGTTAGTATTGTAACTGGAAAGGGTCCTGGAGGTAAAGTTTTAAGCATAAAACTTCCCCCCTTCACCTTAGTAGGTGCGACTACAAGACCTGCCTTGCTTAGCAGTCCTTTGAGAGATCGCTTTGGATTTATAGCAAATTTAGATTTTTATACCCATGAAGAAATGGTGAAGATTATTGAAAGGTCTCAAAAAATTCTTGGTTTAAATCTTCCCTATGAATCCATAATTGAGATTGCTAAAAGATCAAGAGGTGTTCCTCGAATTGCTAACAGAATTTTGAAAAGAATAAAAGATTATATAGATCTGAAAGAAGAAAAAAATATTAACTTAGAAGAAACTAAGAGGGTACTTGAATTAATTGGTATCGATGAAAAGGGGCTTGATGAGTTGGATAGGAAGATTCTTTTTGCCCTTAGGGATAAATTTTCTGGTGGTCCTGTGGGATTAAAAGCCCTTGCAGCAGTACTCAACGAATCTCCAGATACTATTGAATCCATATATGAACCTTATCTTTTAAGAATTGGCTTTATTCAAAGGACATCAAGAGGAAGGATTATAACCCCTCTTGGTTTAGCTCATATAATGGGGTGTAAGAATGACGGATAA
- a CDS encoding SpoIID/LytB domain-containing protein, with protein sequence MLRRLVIAFFLIFIFVFLNGSYSQNIPLVRIGITKIDSDAYFSNVGRMSTDFLDIKVEGKGYVKVRVKNGSGFIESNTGILSVTLPLRIYPDGYYVNYNSNYYRGYLEILPSGWLINVLNMEEYLLSVVPSEMPVSYPLEALKAQAIASRTYALVNRGKHGEFDLCNTTHCQVYKGMSVENERSTRAVMETLGEVITYNGQLIKAFFHSSSGGYTEDCKYVWGEDLPYLKSVRDVDELINDTWSRVISINELTNKLNSVGINLSDSFSIELEKTNSGRVYTVYFKSDQGIYSLKGTTFRSLFNLPSTLFDMELGSYYLFLSGRGNGHGVGLSQKGARFLAEKGYNYREILKYYYQGVEIVKWY encoded by the coding sequence ATGCTAAGGCGATTAGTTATTGCTTTCTTTTTGATTTTCATTTTTGTTTTTTTAAATGGTTCTTACTCTCAGAATATTCCTTTGGTAAGAATAGGTATTACTAAAATTGATAGTGATGCATATTTTTCAAATGTGGGAAGGATGTCTACAGATTTTCTTGACATAAAAGTGGAAGGTAAAGGATATGTGAAAGTAAGAGTAAAAAATGGGTCTGGCTTCATAGAGAGTAATACTGGAATTTTGAGTGTAACTTTACCTTTGAGGATTTATCCTGATGGCTACTATGTGAATTATAATTCTAATTATTATAGAGGATACTTGGAAATTCTTCCCTCAGGATGGCTTATTAATGTACTAAATATGGAAGAATATCTCCTCTCAGTGGTGCCTTCCGAGATGCCTGTCTCTTATCCTTTAGAAGCTTTAAAAGCACAAGCAATAGCATCCCGTACTTATGCATTAGTAAATAGAGGAAAACATGGGGAATTTGATCTTTGTAATACTACACATTGCCAAGTATACAAAGGTATGAGTGTAGAGAATGAAAGAAGCACAAGAGCGGTTATGGAGACCTTAGGCGAGGTGATTACCTATAATGGTCAACTTATAAAAGCGTTTTTTCACTCCTCTTCAGGAGGATATACAGAAGATTGTAAATATGTATGGGGAGAAGATCTTCCCTATTTAAAAAGTGTAAGGGATGTAGATGAGTTAATAAATGATACTTGGAGTAGGGTAATAAGCATTAATGAACTTACTAACAAGTTGAATTCTGTAGGAATAAATTTAAGTGACAGTTTTTCTATAGAGCTGGAAAAGACAAATTCTGGTAGAGTGTACACTGTATACTTTAAAAGCGACCAAGGAATTTATTCTTTGAAAGGAACCACTTTTAGGAGTTTGTTTAATCTTCCCAGTACTTTATTTGATATGGAGTTAGGTAGTTATTACCTGTTTTTATCAGGACGAGGGAATGGTCACGGGGTAGGCCTTTCTCAAAAGGGGGCAAGATTTTTAGCAGAAAAAGGTTATAATTATAGAGAAATTTTGAAGTATTATTATCAGGGAGTAGAGATAGTAAAATGGTATTAA
- a CDS encoding DUF2905 domain-containing protein, whose amino-acid sequence MSFLGKWLILFGFILILLGLIFVFMDKIPFLGKLPGDIRIERKNFIFYFPLTTSILLSLILTIIINIILRLRK is encoded by the coding sequence ATGTCTTTTTTAGGAAAATGGTTAATTCTTTTTGGATTTATATTAATACTTCTTGGATTGATTTTTGTTTTTATGGACAAAATACCTTTTTTGGGTAAGCTTCCAGGAGATATAAGAATAGAGAGAAAAAATTTTATATTCTATTTTCCTTTGACCACATCTATACTTTTAAGTCTTATTCTAACAATTATCATAAATATAATTCTTAGATTAAGAAAATAA
- the tgt gene encoding tRNA guanosine(34) transglycosylase Tgt: MIFEIIVRDKKTRARLGKLKTFHGEINTPVFMPVGTQGAVKTLSPEEVEKVGAEIILSNTYHLFLRPGHEIVRKGGGLHKFMGWEKPILTDSGGYQVFSLARLRRIDEDGIYFNSHIDGTRYFYTPELVMEIQKSLGSDIIMPLDICLGYGASYWETKEALEITLRWLKRSIDYKNNSNMDHQLLFGIVQGGFYKELRKEAVERMLNIDLPGLALGGISVGEPKDKMYEIIDYTVSLLPEEKPRYLMGVGAPEDLVVGVSMGIDMFDCVLPTRLARHGVFYTSKGRKNIKNAQYKEDFSPLEEDCDCYTCRKFTKAYIRHLFLQHETFSYRLLTIHNLRFLFRLMENIRKSIREGRLEEFKKEFLTEYLRDDRENRLEKEELWSKLLI; encoded by the coding sequence ATGATTTTTGAAATTATTGTAAGAGATAAAAAAACGAGAGCAAGACTGGGAAAACTTAAGACTTTTCATGGGGAGATTAATACTCCTGTTTTTATGCCCGTAGGAACTCAGGGTGCAGTAAAAACTCTTTCTCCAGAAGAAGTGGAGAAGGTCGGAGCAGAAATAATTCTCTCTAATACATACCATCTTTTTTTAAGACCAGGACATGAGATTGTTAGAAAAGGTGGTGGACTTCATAAGTTTATGGGATGGGAGAAACCAATTCTTACTGATAGTGGAGGATATCAAGTATTTAGCTTGGCAAGATTAAGAAGGATTGACGAAGATGGGATATATTTTAATTCTCATATTGATGGAACTCGGTATTTTTATACTCCTGAACTTGTTATGGAGATACAAAAGTCTCTTGGTTCCGATATTATAATGCCCTTGGATATATGTCTTGGATATGGAGCATCTTACTGGGAAACGAAAGAAGCCCTTGAAATTACTTTGAGGTGGCTTAAAAGGAGTATAGATTACAAAAATAATAGCAATATGGATCATCAACTTCTTTTTGGAATTGTGCAAGGGGGTTTTTATAAAGAGTTAAGGAAAGAAGCAGTAGAAAGAATGCTTAATATAGATCTTCCGGGATTGGCTCTTGGTGGAATAAGTGTAGGAGAACCTAAGGATAAAATGTATGAGATAATAGATTATACAGTAAGTTTGCTTCCTGAGGAGAAACCAAGATATCTTATGGGAGTAGGAGCACCTGAAGATTTAGTAGTGGGAGTTTCTATGGGAATAGATATGTTTGATTGTGTTTTACCCACAAGGCTTGCAAGACATGGGGTTTTTTATACTTCAAAAGGAAGGAAAAATATAAAGAATGCACAATATAAAGAGGACTTTTCACCTCTTGAAGAAGATTGTGATTGTTATACTTGTAGAAAGTTTACCAAAGCCTATATTAGGCATTTATTTTTACAGCATGAAACTTTTTCCTATAGACTTTTAACTATTCATAACCTAAGATTCCTTTTTAGATTAATGGAAAATATTAGGAAAAGCATTAGGGAAGGGAGGTTGGAAGAGTTTAAGAAAGAATTTTTAACTGAGTATCTAAGAGATGATCGAGAAAATAGATTGGAGAAGGAGGAGCTATGGAGCAAGCTGTTAATTTAA
- a CDS encoding YebC/PmpR family DNA-binding transcriptional regulator — protein sequence MSGHSKWANIKHRKAAADAKKGKLFSQLSKEIIIAAKHGGGNPETNPRLRAAIERAREANMPKENIEKAIMRGTGEIPGVAYEEVTYEGYGPGGVAIMVEVVTDNKNRTAAEIRRIFTKHGGNLGEAGCVAWIFEEKGSIIIEKESVKDEDQLISDALEAGAEDVQISDDTVEVITSPESFSEVRDILKEKGYKITQAEVTKVPKNLVPVDGPDAEKVLKLMEELEDHDDVQKTYANFDIPDEILQSLS from the coding sequence ATGTCAGGACACTCCAAGTGGGCAAATATTAAACATAGGAAGGCAGCAGCAGATGCTAAGAAGGGAAAACTTTTCTCTCAATTGAGTAAAGAAATTATAATAGCAGCAAAGCATGGTGGGGGAAATCCTGAAACTAATCCTCGCCTAAGAGCTGCCATTGAACGAGCAAGAGAGGCAAATATGCCTAAGGAGAATATAGAAAAGGCCATAATGAGAGGAACGGGAGAGATTCCTGGAGTTGCTTATGAAGAAGTAACTTATGAAGGATATGGACCAGGTGGTGTTGCGATAATGGTAGAGGTAGTCACAGATAACAAGAATAGAACAGCAGCTGAAATAAGAAGGATATTTACCAAGCATGGGGGAAATCTTGGGGAGGCAGGCTGTGTTGCTTGGATTTTTGAAGAGAAAGGAAGCATAATCATTGAAAAAGAGAGTGTAAAGGATGAAGATCAACTAATATCTGATGCTCTTGAAGCGGGAGCTGAAGATGTACAAATAAGTGATGATACTGTTGAGGTTATCACGAGTCCTGAAAGTTTTTCTGAGGTAAGGGATATATTAAAGGAAAAGGGATATAAGATTACTCAGGCGGAAGTAACAAAGGTTCCTAAGAATTTGGTTCCTGTGGATGGACCTGATGCTGAAAAAGTATTGAAGCTTATGGAAGAACTTGAAGACCATGATGATGTACAAAAGACTTACGCAAATTTTGATATACCTGATGAAATTTTACAGTCACTTTCATAA
- the ruvA gene encoding Holliday junction branch migration protein RuvA, protein MAFLNHIYGKLLKIHGDSLIIDTGNFGFKIYVSKNLTSKLSEELNNKILLYIAEVIEKDGIKFFGFLSEEERDLFERLKNITGVGIKIALRIVSAMSPKEFYEVIEKEDLNALLMVPGVGKKITQKIFLEIKGVIPKREHKEEDIIKDTLLNLGYKKEEIEVVMKEIRKEFKDLDNLEEIIRFALRKLSQEI, encoded by the coding sequence TTGGCATTTTTGAATCATATTTATGGAAAACTTTTAAAAATACATGGGGACTCTCTTATAATTGATACAGGAAATTTTGGTTTTAAAATTTATGTTAGCAAAAATTTAACTTCAAAGCTTAGTGAAGAATTAAACAATAAAATATTGCTTTACATTGCAGAAGTCATAGAAAAGGACGGAATAAAGTTTTTTGGATTTTTGTCGGAAGAAGAAAGAGATTTGTTTGAGAGGCTTAAAAATATTACTGGAGTTGGGATAAAGATTGCTCTAAGAATTGTTTCTGCGATGTCTCCTAAAGAGTTTTATGAGGTGATTGAAAAAGAAGACTTAAATGCTCTTTTAATGGTTCCTGGCGTTGGGAAAAAGATTACTCAAAAAATCTTTCTTGAGATAAAAGGAGTTATCCCAAAGAGAGAACATAAAGAAGAAGATATAATAAAAGACACTCTCTTAAATTTGGGATATAAGAAAGAGGAAATAGAAGTAGTTATGAAAGAGATAAGAAAGGAATTTAAAGACCTTGATAATCTTGAGGAAATTATAAGGTTTGCACTAAGGAAGCTATCTCAGGAGATATGA
- a CDS encoding diacylglycerol/lipid kinase family protein: MKYHILFNPTSNRGRAGKRYHELVNVLEEENLDYTIEFTLGKEGTIKQVEEALRRGVDVVVAAGGDGTINEVVNGLKGRGILGIIPLGRGNDIAISYRIPRDIRKAVKLLKNGIIKEVDIGLLDGRYFVGIAGTGFVGDVNYNSNKLNLTGFKGYLISVFTTLKEFKYPECEVSFDGISWKGRITLIALGNTSYYGGGMKLLPTSDPEDGYFDVGIAQKIHPIELILTFPLVYLGKHTINPHIKIYRGREVRIASDQDLIISFDGEMIVSKEIKFTNVPKFQKVIRG, from the coding sequence GTGAAATACCACATTCTTTTTAATCCAACTTCAAATCGTGGGAGAGCAGGAAAAAGATATCATGAGCTTGTTAATGTTCTTGAAGAAGAAAATTTAGATTATACTATTGAATTTACCTTAGGAAAGGAAGGAACTATTAAACAGGTTGAGGAGGCTTTAAGAAGGGGAGTAGATGTGGTAGTTGCAGCTGGTGGGGATGGAACTATAAATGAGGTTGTAAATGGGCTTAAAGGAAGAGGAATTTTAGGCATTATTCCCTTAGGAAGAGGTAATGATATTGCTATATCTTATAGGATTCCGAGAGACATTAGAAAAGCAGTAAAATTGTTAAAAAATGGAATTATAAAGGAAGTTGACATTGGACTTCTTGATGGGAGATACTTTGTAGGTATTGCGGGGACAGGTTTTGTAGGAGACGTTAATTACAATTCTAATAAGTTAAACTTAACAGGATTTAAAGGCTATTTAATTTCAGTCTTTACTACTTTGAAAGAGTTTAAATACCCAGAATGTGAGGTTTCCTTTGATGGAATATCTTGGAAGGGAAGAATTACCCTTATTGCTCTCGGGAATACATCTTACTATGGGGGTGGCATGAAATTGCTTCCTACTTCAGATCCTGAAGATGGTTATTTTGATGTGGGGATTGCTCAGAAAATACACCCTATAGAATTGATTTTGACTTTTCCTCTGGTTTATTTAGGAAAACATACTATAAACCCCCATATTAAAATATATAGAGGAAGGGAAGTTAGAATTGCCTCGGATCAGGATCTTATAATAAGTTTTGATGGAGAGATGATAGTAAGTAAAGAAATTAAATTTACCAATGTTCCAAAATTTCAAAAGGTTATTAGGGGGTAG